A single Syngnathoides biaculeatus isolate LvHL_M chromosome 18, ASM1980259v1, whole genome shotgun sequence DNA region contains:
- the LOC133491793 gene encoding pterin-4-alpha-carbinolamine dehydratase 2-like, which produces MSRLIFSPVSSSLWLRGCNFTSLSRKYSSKMSSDSHWLNPADRDQRVMELRATGWMEVEGRDAIFKELHFKTFNQAFGFMSRVALQAEKMNHHPEWFNAYNKVHITLTTHDCGGLSKRDIKMAKFIDKVALSM; this is translated from the exons ATGTCCCGGTTAATATTTAGCCCGGTATCGAGCAGCCTTTGGCTCCGCGGTTGCAATTTCACTTCCCTCTCCAGAAAGTACTCTTCTAAAATG TCATCGGACTCTCACTGGCTCAACCCAGCCGACCGAGACCAGCGCGTGATGGAGTTGAGGGCCACAGGCTGGATGGAGGTGGAGGGCCGCGATGCCATCTTCAAGGAGCTTCACTTTAAAACCTTCAACCAG GCGTTCGGCTTCATGTCGCGCGTGGCGCTGCAGGCGGAGAAGATGAACCATCACCCCGAGTGGTTCAACGCTTACAACAAG gtGCACATCACGTTGACCACACACGACTGCGGCGGCCTTTCCAAGCGAGACATCAAGATGGCCAAGTTCATCGACAAAGTTGCTCTTTCCATGTAA
- the txndc15 gene encoding thioredoxin domain-containing protein 15, with translation MQLIFCFRGKNMLGVILNTLKPFYILRFIFVLSFLSVTADEHNELLLSEEEERVTSRSEGVPEFPEAEDPKPLKRQFKTAEIADAVMGTEAPVDPSDMESLFPKDVEDFQAGFSPPCDDRDAGERPALVAEDDGEETSQQVMLDMVHAPAAEEKITEAAKTFKVNCDQRNVSDVDALAVNVLNASQDLMEFLNANGTECSVVLFFTAWCKFSAGLAPHFNALPRVFPAVHFLALDASQHSSLSTRFGTVAVPNILLFQGAKPMARFNHTERTLDMLASFIANQTGLEAGPEMNVTAGDRLGPLAGVPVKSIDWLLVFSVLFIAAFTTYGILRTDSVRWLIPGQEHEHQD, from the exons ATGCAATTGATATTTTGttttagggggaaaaatatgttgggggttattttaaataCTCTCAaaccattttatattttacGATTCATCTTTGTGTTGAGCTTTTTGTCGGTGACAGCGGACG AGCACAATGAATTATTGCTGTCCGAAGAAGAAGAGAGAGTGACGTCACGCTCCGAGGGCGTCCCTGAGTTCCCCGAGGCCGAGGACCCGAAGCCGCTCAAGCGCCAGTTCAAGACCGCCGAGATCGCCGACGCCGTGATGGGCACCGAGGCCCCCGTCGACCCGTCCGACATGGAGTCTCTCTTCCCCAAGGACGTCGAGGACTTCCAGGCGGGCTTCTCGCCGCCGTGCGACGACCGCGACGCCGGCGAGCGTCCCGCTCTGGTCGCCGAGGATGACGGCGAGGAGACGTCCCAGCAG GTGATGTTGGACATGGTCCACGCTCCCGCCGCCGAGGAGAAAATCACGGAGGCCGCCAAGACCTTCAAGGTCAACTGCGACCAGAGGAACGTCAGCGACGTGGACGCCTTGGCCGTCAACGTGCTCAACGCATCGCAG GACCTGATGGAGTTCCTGAACGCCAACGGCACCGAGTGCTCCGTGGTGCTGTTCTTCACAGCTTGGTGCAAGTTCTCGGCCGGGCTGGCGCCCCATTTCAACGCCTTGCCTCGGGTCTTCCCCGCCGTGCACTTCCTGGCCCTGGACGCCTCGCAGCACAGCAG TCTGTCGACCCGATTCGGGACAGTGGCGGTCCCCAACATCCTCCTCTTCCAAGGAGCCAAACCGATGGCTCGCTTCAACCACACCGAGAGAACCCTGGACATGCTCGCCTCCTTCATCGCCAACCAGACGG GACTGGAGGCGGGGCCGGAGATGAACGTGACGGCCGGCGACCGCCTGGGCCCCCTGGCCGGCGTGCCGGTGAAGAGCATCGACTGGTTGCTCGTCTTCTCGGTGCTCTTCATCGCCGCCTTCACCACCTACGGGATCCTCCGCACCGACAGCGTCCGCTGGCTCATCCCGGGCCAGGAGCACGAACATCAGGACTGA